From Methanobacterium bryantii, a single genomic window includes:
- the cfbA gene encoding sirohydrochlorin nickelochelatase, producing MDTNSNSKTAKIGILLIGHGSRLPYGKDVVSQIAEMYKENSNYLVEVGFMNISKPSIPSAINKLSKEGVEKIIVTPVFLAHGVHTKQDIPHILGLDDGHEHSHGHDHGHSHEEEEEQEEIEFEGEIIYTEPLGADARLVDIIKERVASAL from the coding sequence ATGGATACAAATTCAAACTCAAAAACTGCTAAAATAGGTATTTTACTTATAGGACATGGAAGCAGGCTGCCCTATGGAAAAGATGTAGTTAGCCAGATTGCTGAAATGTACAAAGAGAATTCCAATTATCTTGTTGAAGTAGGATTTATGAACATATCCAAACCTTCAATACCTTCTGCAATAAACAAGCTTTCAAAAGAAGGTGTAGAAAAGATAATAGTAACACCAGTCTTTTTAGCACATGGAGTTCATACTAAACAAGACATTCCACATATCCTAGGTTTAGATGATGGACATGAACATTCACATGGCCATGACCACGGCCACAGCCACGAAGAAGAGGAAGAACAAGAAGAAATTGAATTTGAAGGTGAAATTATATACACTGAACCTCTTGGCGCTGATGCAAGACTTGTTGACATTATCAAGGAAAGGGTAGCAAGTGCCCTCTAA
- a CDS encoding Zn-ribbon domain-containing OB-fold protein, which produces MKDIVRGWRHIPQRYSLIGSKCSQCGTVFFPKRVICPECRRKGELEDLKLKGEGKIHTYSVIHTPTDEFKTIAPYVVAIIELEEGAKLTSQIVDCNPEDVEIGDEVEMVFRKIKEEGDDGVISYGYKFKLKNC; this is translated from the coding sequence ATGAAAGATATAGTAAGAGGATGGCGCCACATACCACAGAGGTACAGCCTAATTGGATCAAAATGTTCACAATGCGGAACAGTTTTTTTCCCAAAAAGAGTCATATGCCCAGAATGCAGAAGAAAAGGTGAACTAGAAGACCTAAAACTCAAAGGAGAAGGAAAAATCCATACTTATTCTGTCATACATACTCCTACAGATGAATTTAAGACCATTGCGCCATACGTAGTGGCCATAATTGAGCTTGAAGAAGGGGCAAAATTAACAAGCCAAATTGTTGACTGCAACCCCGAAGATGTAGAAATAGGTGATGAAGTTGAAATGGTCTTTAGAAAGATTAAAGAAGAAGGCGATGATGGAGTGATATCATATGGATACAAATTCAAACTCAAAAACTGCTAA
- a CDS encoding Pepco domain-containing protein, with protein MAEPEKPLTIQFIIPDFEVGVTNEPLSSESGEYGGAMEDMNRYLIGQPQKLDFDKVQKEFNDRLVEVLSLLSESKPVPNDFQVDKITFSVGVNLDGKVSILGSSGISVGSETGIQVTLARK; from the coding sequence ATGGCAGAACCTGAAAAACCGTTAACAATTCAATTTATTATACCTGATTTTGAAGTGGGAGTAACTAATGAACCATTAAGTAGCGAATCAGGAGAGTATGGAGGTGCAATGGAAGATATGAACAGATATCTCATTGGACAACCGCAAAAACTGGATTTTGATAAAGTCCAAAAAGAATTTAATGACCGTTTAGTTGAAGTTTTAAGCCTTTTATCAGAATCAAAACCAGTGCCCAACGATTTTCAAGTAGATAAAATAACTTTTTCAGTTGGTGTTAATTTAGACGGGAAAGTATCCATTTTAGGGTCCAGCGGAATATCTGTAGGATCTGAAACTGGAATTCAAGTTACTTTAGCACGTAAATAA
- a CDS encoding TRC40/GET3/ArsA family transport-energizing ATPase, with amino-acid sequence MAFKDLFKFNKGKTTFVFIGGKGGVGKTTVSAATALWFARQGKKTLVISTDPAHSLSDSYEKNIGHNPTPIAENLEAVEIDPEIAMQEYQAQMEQQKAMNPGMDMGMLQDQMDMASMAPGIDETAAFDKFMQYMTTDEYDIVVFDTAPTGHTLRLLSFPEMMDSWVGKMIKIRRQVGSMAKAFKNIMPFMGDEEEEDRALEDMEETKKRIREARGVMADPERTSFKTVVIPEEMSIYESERAMEALAKYNITADGVIVNQIQPEEADCEFCAARRKIQEQRLKTIQQKFGNQVIAQIPLQTEEVKGMEKLTHIADILYGEPEANPASN; translated from the coding sequence ATGGCATTTAAAGACCTTTTTAAATTCAACAAAGGAAAAACAACATTTGTATTTATAGGTGGAAAAGGAGGAGTCGGTAAAACAACAGTATCTGCTGCAACAGCATTATGGTTTGCAAGACAGGGTAAAAAAACTCTTGTAATTTCTACAGACCCTGCACACTCCCTTTCTGACTCTTACGAGAAAAATATAGGACACAATCCAACACCAATAGCTGAAAATCTAGAAGCAGTGGAAATCGATCCTGAAATTGCTATGCAAGAATATCAAGCACAGATGGAGCAACAGAAAGCAATGAATCCAGGTATGGATATGGGAATGCTCCAAGATCAAATGGATATGGCTTCAATGGCTCCTGGTATTGATGAAACAGCTGCATTTGATAAATTCATGCAGTACATGACTACTGATGAGTATGATATCGTTGTATTTGATACTGCACCAACAGGGCACACTTTAAGATTACTTTCTTTCCCTGAAATGATGGATTCATGGGTTGGAAAGATGATTAAAATCAGGCGTCAGGTTGGAAGTATGGCCAAAGCATTTAAAAACATCATGCCCTTTATGGGTGATGAAGAAGAAGAAGACCGTGCTTTAGAGGACATGGAAGAAACCAAAAAGAGAATACGCGAAGCAAGAGGCGTTATGGCAGATCCTGAAAGGACTTCTTTCAAGACCGTTGTTATACCTGAAGAAATGTCAATTTATGAATCGGAAAGGGCTATGGAAGCTCTTGCCAAGTACAACATAACTGCTGATGGTGTTATTGTAAACCAGATCCAGCCAGAAGAAGCTGACTGTGAGTTCTGTGCTGCAAGACGTAAAATACAAGAACAGCGCCTTAAAACTATCCAGCAGAAGTTTGGAAATCAGGTTATAGCACAAATACCTCTTCAGACAGAAGAAGTTAAAGGTATGGAAAAGCTTACCCATATTGCAGATATTCTCTACGGCGAACCAGAAGCAAACCCTGCTTCTAATTAA
- a CDS encoding Lrp/AsnC family transcriptional regulator produces the protein MDDIDTAILRSLIKNSRITISQMSKEIDVPDATISNRLKKLEADVIKRYTMIPDWQKIGLSITAIIIIQTESEKHEFVKEELSKLEEVSEVYSVSGEYDILIKVWVPGIGELNKLINRKIRSVDGVEDLTEMIVMERVKEDMVPIIPGTE, from the coding sequence ATGGATGATATAGACACGGCTATACTCCGTTCCTTAATTAAGAATTCGAGAATTACAATATCTCAAATGTCAAAGGAAATTGATGTTCCTGATGCAACCATCTCCAACCGGCTTAAAAAGCTGGAGGCAGATGTAATAAAGCGTTATACAATGATACCCGACTGGCAAAAAATTGGCCTTAGCATAACTGCTATAATCATAATTCAAACAGAATCTGAAAAGCATGAATTTGTTAAAGAAGAGCTATCAAAGCTTGAGGAGGTATCGGAAGTATACAGTGTATCGGGAGAGTACGATATTCTCATTAAAGTTTGGGTTCCAGGTATTGGAGAGCTCAATAAATTAATAAACCGCAAGATCCGTTCAGTTGATGGTGTTGAAGATTTAACTGAAATGATTGTAATGGAGCGTGTTAAGGAAGATATGGTTCCCATAATCCCCGGGACGGAGTGA
- a CDS encoding magnesium transporter MgtE N-terminal domain-containing protein has protein sequence MRFLSEIMKKTVVDLDGNKIGKFKDFIVSVNILYPLVEAVSIRTSGKKDILVSWEDVDHINKEIKLKVKLEDIKEYNLKKRDIKLVEDVLDKQVVDLEGKKIRRINDLQLSTTRGYYRLIGVDISFKGILRRLGIEKIASSLKINLQEDYISWMDVDVLESDISRLKLKVPEYSLKKLHPADIAEIVDQLSINDSITIINSLDDEVAADALEEISPERQVSLFEEMETKRAADILEEMSPDDAADLIGELSDDRAQELLKLMDPEEAKDVESLLKYPEDTAGGIMTTEFASVKEGLTARETLNALREMAKEVESIYYIYILSNFNSLVGVMSLRELLLADPEQKIAEVMHRDIISVDVMEEEHDVAKKIAKYNLLALPVVKDENKIQGVVTVDDAIDIVLPTAWKKHVPRMFGR, from the coding sequence ATGCGTTTTCTAAGTGAAATCATGAAAAAAACAGTAGTTGACCTCGACGGCAACAAAATTGGAAAGTTTAAAGACTTTATAGTATCAGTAAATATACTTTACCCGCTGGTTGAGGCAGTAAGCATACGTACGTCCGGTAAAAAAGATATACTTGTTTCATGGGAAGATGTGGATCATATAAACAAAGAAATTAAGCTTAAAGTTAAACTTGAGGATATTAAAGAGTATAATCTTAAAAAAAGGGATATTAAACTTGTAGAGGACGTCCTCGATAAACAGGTTGTTGATCTGGAAGGTAAAAAAATAAGAAGGATCAACGATCTCCAATTGTCAACTACCAGAGGATACTACAGACTTATCGGAGTAGATATAAGCTTCAAAGGTATATTAAGGCGCCTTGGTATTGAAAAGATTGCAAGCAGCCTTAAAATAAACCTTCAAGAAGATTATATATCATGGATGGATGTGGATGTACTTGAAAGTGATATCTCTCGTTTAAAATTAAAAGTGCCAGAGTACAGCTTAAAAAAGCTTCATCCTGCAGATATAGCAGAAATTGTAGATCAACTGAGTATTAATGACTCAATTACAATTATAAATTCACTTGATGATGAAGTTGCAGCTGATGCCTTGGAAGAAATATCTCCTGAAAGGCAAGTTAGCCTTTTTGAAGAAATGGAAACTAAGCGGGCTGCAGACATCCTTGAAGAAATGTCACCTGACGATGCAGCTGATTTAATAGGTGAACTTTCAGACGACCGGGCGCAGGAATTACTTAAATTAATGGATCCTGAAGAAGCAAAGGACGTAGAATCACTTTTAAAGTATCCGGAAGATACTGCCGGTGGAATAATGACCACAGAATTTGCATCGGTTAAAGAGGGCCTTACAGCACGTGAAACTCTTAACGCGCTTAGGGAAATGGCCAAAGAAGTAGAAAGTATTTATTATATCTATATTTTATCTAATTTTAATTCTTTAGTGGGTGTTATGTCTTTAAGAGAGCTGCTGCTTGCTGATCCTGAGCAAAAAATTGCAGAAGTCATGCATAGAGACATAATATCAGTCGATGTAATGGAGGAAGAGCATGATGTGGCGAAAAAAATTGCAAAATATAATTTACTCGCTCTTCCTGTAGTTAAAGATGAAAATAAAATTCAAGGTGTTGTCACTGTAGATGATGCTATAGACATTGTACTGCCTACTGCATGGAAAAAACACGTTCCAAGAATGTTTGGAAGATAA
- a CDS encoding Nramp family divalent metal transporter: MDIRIFTRVFKHPIILSLIVFLSVMGPGIITANVDNDAGGITTYSLAGSQFGYDLVWLFIPMIIALAIIQEMGVRMGVVSGKGLADLIREKVGLKLTFVMMIALLAANMGNILAEFSGIAVSSGIFGVPKFVALPVAALFVWLLVVKGTYKSVEKVFLLASLVYLSYIVAGYLSQPDWALAAHNIVFPQIVPNTAYITMVIGLVGTTIAPWMMFYIQSSVVEKGITLKNLKYSKLDAVFGAIVVNIVAFFIVIACAATINANGIQVNDVVDVSTALVPLAGQYASLLFAFGFLNASLFAASILPLSTAYYVCESLGFEAGVSKSFREAPVFHGLYLGLIILAVIVIMLPNVPLLSILYLSQVANGILLPFLLILMLLIINDKHIMGEHVNSRLFNYIAWATVVIVMGLSISLVVTSFFPT; encoded by the coding sequence ATGGATATTCGAATTTTTACAAGAGTATTTAAACACCCTATTATTTTGAGTTTAATCGTTTTTCTTTCAGTAATGGGTCCGGGAATAATAACTGCTAACGTTGACAATGATGCTGGAGGTATCACGACATATTCGCTGGCAGGTTCCCAATTTGGATATGATCTAGTCTGGCTTTTTATTCCAATGATTATAGCTTTAGCTATTATTCAGGAAATGGGCGTGCGAATGGGTGTTGTGTCAGGTAAGGGTCTTGCAGACTTGATACGTGAGAAGGTAGGGTTAAAACTTACATTTGTCATGATGATTGCCCTGCTTGCTGCTAATATGGGTAATATTTTAGCTGAATTTTCAGGAATAGCTGTAAGCAGCGGAATATTTGGAGTTCCTAAATTTGTTGCATTACCTGTAGCGGCATTATTTGTCTGGCTTTTAGTGGTCAAAGGTACTTACAAAAGTGTTGAAAAGGTTTTTTTGTTAGCATCGCTGGTTTACCTATCTTATATTGTAGCAGGTTATCTTTCACAGCCTGATTGGGCTTTAGCTGCGCATAATATAGTATTTCCACAAATAGTCCCTAACACTGCTTATATTACCATGGTCATAGGACTGGTTGGAACAACCATTGCTCCATGGATGATGTTTTACATTCAATCTTCTGTTGTAGAAAAGGGAATAACTTTAAAGAATCTAAAATATTCCAAGTTAGATGCAGTATTTGGGGCAATAGTCGTAAATATCGTGGCATTTTTCATAGTGATAGCATGTGCAGCTACCATAAATGCCAATGGAATTCAGGTTAACGATGTTGTAGATGTTTCAACTGCACTTGTTCCTCTTGCAGGGCAATATGCAAGTTTACTGTTTGCTTTTGGATTTTTAAACGCATCTCTATTTGCAGCAAGTATCCTGCCGTTATCTACAGCATATTACGTATGTGAAAGCTTAGGATTTGAAGCAGGCGTTTCTAAAAGTTTTAGAGAAGCCCCAGTATTCCATGGATTATATCTTGGGCTTATAATACTGGCAGTCATAGTTATCATGCTTCCAAATGTGCCGCTGCTCTCTATACTGTACCTTTCACAGGTTGCAAACGGTATTTTATTGCCCTTTTTACTTATATTAATGCTGTTAATCATTAATGATAAACATATAATGGGAGAACATGTAAATTCAAGGTTATTTAATTATATAGCATGGGCTACAGTTGTAATTGTAATGGGGCTAAGTATAAGCCTTGTAGTAACTTCATTTTTCCCTACATAA
- a CDS encoding NAD+ synthase: protein MEGEFKFPKLDVQNAVEKICCFIKSRLEESKANGLVIGLSGGIDSSTVAYLCARVVESDNILGLILPSETTSKEDIEDAKAVAENLGIKYKNLHIDPLIEPFPELCPECSGSALANGNLKARIRMMLLYYHSNSMNRLVMGTGNKTELLVGYFTKYGDGGVDILPIGDLYKTHVKEIAEYIGVPKNIIEKAPTAGLWTGQTDEDELGITYDLLDKILYLMVDENLSIPDIVERLKIEEDEVLRVKNMVESSKHKLSSPSLIEID, encoded by the coding sequence ATGGAAGGAGAATTTAAATTTCCCAAATTAGATGTGCAAAATGCTGTAGAAAAAATATGCTGCTTCATAAAAAGTAGATTAGAAGAATCAAAAGCCAATGGTTTAGTTATAGGGCTTAGTGGGGGAATCGATTCTTCAACAGTAGCTTACCTTTGTGCGAGGGTAGTAGAAAGTGATAATATACTTGGGCTAATACTTCCGAGTGAAACTACATCTAAAGAAGATATAGAAGACGCAAAGGCAGTTGCAGAAAATTTAGGAATAAAATACAAGAATTTACATATAGACCCTTTAATTGAACCTTTCCCCGAATTGTGCCCTGAGTGCAGCGGCAGTGCACTTGCAAATGGAAATTTAAAAGCACGAATACGGATGATGCTTCTTTACTACCATTCAAATTCAATGAATAGGTTAGTTATGGGAACTGGAAATAAAACGGAGCTATTAGTGGGTTATTTTACAAAATATGGGGATGGTGGAGTGGATATTTTACCGATAGGTGATCTTTACAAGACCCACGTAAAAGAAATAGCTGAATATATTGGTGTTCCCAAAAATATAATTGAAAAAGCACCTACTGCAGGTTTGTGGACAGGGCAGACTGATGAAGATGAGCTTGGAATCACATATGATCTTTTAGATAAAATACTGTACCTCATGGTCGATGAAAACTTGAGCATTCCCGATATTGTAGAGCGCCTTAAAATTGAAGAAGATGAAGTCTTAAGGGTTAAAAACATGGTGGAATCATCAAAACATAAGTTATCCTCACCCTCCCTTATTGAGATTGATTAA
- the cutA gene encoding divalent-cation tolerance protein CutA, which produces MYALVYITTSGEKESKKIGRTIVEERLAGCINIISTIESLYWWKGEIEEDKESILLVKTKVSNIENIIKRVKEIHSYENPAILAIPIIEGSKEYLDYLDGEIR; this is translated from the coding sequence ATGTATGCTTTAGTTTATATAACCACATCTGGAGAGAAAGAATCTAAGAAAATAGGAAGAACTATTGTTGAAGAAAGATTAGCAGGTTGTATAAATATAATATCTACAATTGAGTCTTTGTACTGGTGGAAGGGGGAAATAGAGGAAGATAAGGAGTCTATTCTCCTTGTAAAAACTAAGGTAAGCAACATAGAAAATATTATAAAAAGAGTAAAAGAAATTCACAGTTATGAAAATCCTGCTATTTTAGCAATTCCAATAATCGAAGGTTCTAAAGAGTATTTAGATTATTTAGATGGTGAAATTAGATAA
- the leuS gene encoding leucine--tRNA ligase yields the protein MNEIEKKWQKKWAESHLFESNPDNKEKIFLTVAYPYPSGAMHIGHGRTYTVPDVYARFKRMQGYNVLFPMAWHVTGAPVIGIAKRIERRDPWTLNIYENVHKVSKEELNKFTDPEYIVKYFSTEYHDVMQSMGYSIDWRREFRTTDPHYKKFVEWQFRKLKSKGYIGKGKHPVKYCPEEMNPVGDHDLLEGEGVAINELTLVKFKLGDDYLVAATFRPETLFGATNLWLNPDEEYIRVKLHDESWIITKKAFDNIIHQKKDVVIDSSIDANGLIGQYVKNPLTDEEHIILPASFVDPGYGSGVVYSVPAHAPADYIALKDLKENEELLEKYGIREKVEKIEPISIVKLEGFREFPAQEIIEKFGVKNQKDPRLSDATNELYKLEHAKGVMANIPNYDGLKVPSARDEVIKNLLEAKKGDVMYDFAEKPVVCRCGTECVVKILEDQWFLKYSDEQWKQSTYNCLAQENIVPAEIRANFEYYIGWLEDWACSRRFGLGTKMPWDNQWLIEPLSDSTIYMAYYTIAKYMKDINPDDLDDSFFDDVFLDLGKYSGNVKDPLFEDIKHEFNYWYPLDWRLSAKDLVGNHLSFHMFHHSAIFPEYKWPNGIVVFGMGLLEGNKMSSSKGNVILLNDAIETYGADVVRLFLMASAEPWQDFDWRENEVKGTKRRLEWFSEFADRVAEIKGSPVSLKDFELGEVKKPINKWILSQFNMRIKDATEALEGFQTRKALQELLFIFKKDIDHYFHRIEHELGDREAKGEISNVLTYILNGWIRLMSPFVPHTSEELWSKLEGEGFVSNAQWPKYNEDLIDEKVGKAEEIVQGLAGDINEIKKITGTEPNKIHIYVAPEWKWKVFEIAKDIGRPDIGRIMGESIKQNLHDNKKEIADFAKKVAREVTKIKYVGRIDECSIIDESQDFLSSEAGAEVLVYEKPTYDPKGKFKNAMPYKPAIYIE from the coding sequence TTGAACGAAATAGAAAAGAAATGGCAGAAAAAATGGGCAGAATCACACTTATTTGAATCTAATCCTGATAATAAAGAGAAAATTTTTCTAACAGTAGCATATCCCTATCCAAGCGGAGCAATGCACATAGGACATGGAAGGACTTACACAGTGCCTGATGTATATGCAAGGTTTAAAAGAATGCAGGGCTATAATGTTCTTTTCCCAATGGCATGGCACGTAACAGGTGCTCCAGTTATAGGTATTGCAAAAAGAATTGAAAGGAGAGACCCATGGACACTAAATATCTATGAAAATGTCCATAAAGTCTCAAAAGAAGAGCTCAATAAATTTACAGACCCGGAATATATTGTAAAATATTTCAGTACTGAATACCACGATGTAATGCAGAGTATGGGTTACTCAATAGACTGGAGAAGGGAATTCAGAACTACAGACCCTCATTACAAAAAATTCGTGGAATGGCAGTTTAGAAAACTTAAAAGCAAAGGATACATAGGTAAAGGAAAACATCCAGTAAAATACTGTCCAGAAGAAATGAACCCTGTAGGGGACCACGACCTTCTGGAAGGGGAAGGTGTTGCAATAAACGAGCTCACCCTCGTTAAATTCAAGTTAGGCGACGACTACCTTGTAGCTGCAACATTCCGTCCTGAAACACTTTTTGGAGCTACTAATTTATGGTTAAATCCAGATGAAGAATACATCCGTGTAAAACTACACGATGAAAGCTGGATAATAACTAAAAAAGCATTTGATAACATCATCCATCAAAAAAAGGATGTTGTCATTGACTCGTCTATTGATGCAAATGGGTTAATAGGTCAATATGTAAAAAACCCTCTAACTGATGAAGAACACATTATACTCCCTGCTTCATTTGTAGATCCTGGATATGGTTCGGGTGTTGTTTATTCCGTACCAGCACACGCTCCTGCAGACTACATAGCACTTAAAGATCTCAAAGAGAACGAAGAACTGCTTGAAAAGTATGGTATAAGAGAGAAAGTGGAAAAAATAGAGCCAATCAGCATTGTAAAGCTTGAAGGGTTCCGTGAATTCCCTGCTCAAGAAATAATTGAAAAGTTCGGTGTTAAAAACCAGAAAGATCCAAGACTTTCTGACGCCACAAATGAACTGTATAAACTGGAACATGCAAAGGGAGTTATGGCAAATATTCCTAATTATGACGGCTTAAAAGTACCATCTGCAAGGGATGAGGTTATAAAAAATCTTCTTGAAGCCAAAAAAGGGGATGTAATGTATGACTTTGCAGAAAAACCTGTTGTATGCAGGTGCGGTACTGAATGTGTAGTTAAGATACTTGAAGACCAGTGGTTCCTTAAATATTCAGATGAGCAGTGGAAACAGAGCACATATAACTGCCTTGCTCAAGAAAACATAGTTCCTGCAGAAATAAGGGCTAATTTTGAATATTATATTGGATGGTTAGAAGATTGGGCCTGCAGCCGCCGGTTTGGGCTTGGGACAAAAATGCCTTGGGATAATCAATGGTTAATAGAACCTTTAAGTGATTCTACAATTTATATGGCTTATTATACAATTGCAAAGTACATGAAGGATATTAATCCTGATGATCTTGACGATTCATTCTTCGACGATGTATTTTTAGACCTCGGAAAGTACTCTGGAAACGTAAAGGATCCGCTTTTTGAAGATATCAAGCATGAATTTAACTACTGGTATCCTCTAGATTGGAGACTTTCAGCTAAGGACCTTGTTGGAAATCACCTTTCATTCCACATGTTCCACCATTCCGCAATATTCCCTGAATACAAGTGGCCGAATGGTATAGTGGTCTTTGGAATGGGTCTTCTTGAAGGAAACAAGATGTCATCATCAAAAGGAAATGTAATCCTTTTGAATGATGCTATAGAAACCTACGGGGCAGATGTGGTAAGGCTCTTTTTAATGGCATCTGCAGAACCATGGCAGGACTTTGACTGGAGAGAAAATGAAGTAAAAGGAACTAAAAGGCGTTTAGAATGGTTCTCAGAATTTGCAGATCGCGTGGCTGAAATTAAAGGGTCTCCTGTATCTTTAAAAGACTTTGAGTTAGGGGAAGTTAAAAAGCCCATAAATAAATGGATTTTAAGCCAGTTTAACATGAGAATTAAAGATGCAACAGAAGCACTTGAAGGATTCCAGACAAGAAAAGCGCTGCAGGAATTATTATTCATATTTAAAAAAGATATTGATCACTATTTCCACCGTATAGAACATGAATTAGGGGATAGAGAGGCAAAAGGAGAAATTTCAAACGTTTTAACATACATATTAAACGGTTGGATACGTTTAATGTCTCCATTTGTACCTCATACATCTGAAGAACTGTGGAGCAAACTTGAGGGGGAAGGATTTGTATCAAATGCACAGTGGCCTAAATATAATGAGGATTTAATAGATGAAAAAGTTGGGAAGGCCGAGGAAATTGTACAGGGACTTGCAGGTGATATAAACGAAATAAAGAAAATTACAGGTACAGAACCAAATAAAATCCACATTTATGTAGCTCCTGAGTGGAAATGGAAGGTTTTCGAAATTGCAAAAGATATTGGAAGGCCAGATATAGGTAGAATAATGGGTGAATCCATAAAACAAAACCTGCATGATAATAAAAAAGAAATTGCAGATTTTGCAAAGAAAGTGGCAAGGGAAGTAACTAAAATTAAATATGTAGGTCGAATTGATGAGTGTTCCATTATTGATGAATCACAGGACTTCTTATCAAGCGAGGCAGGTGCGGAAGTGCTTGTATATGAAAAACCTACCTATGATCCAAAGGGTAAATTCAAAAATGCAATGCCTTACAAGCCGGCTATTTATATAGAGTAA
- a CDS encoding MFS transporter, translated as MNNSNFDSNYKIPWNIIIIAIVLNFCTWAFLFVTPPLGTILSADLHISHFQTSLLFSAPILMLAIVAIPAGIIADRIGLKRAIGIGAIVACIGAVLRGTASTYSGSLIFSIIFGFGMGCTFANLPKLARSCSSSQQTSSVMGFITGFGLLAGIGTALAITVPLIYPLTNSYQGVFYVWSAPLLVATILWWVAVREPPCPSAEIESEQTGSVGLKDVLKDKTLWLLAFILLLHNIFFYTWSGWLPTYLLQKGVSLGLSGLLTSVMLWVGVPTVILVPVLFSRGSMSKRLLIWVPSFIFAFLAIWILYASELAIWFIMAIAGVINILRFNTLLSLPVEIMPKKHAGVAGGVVVAIGYIGAVIGPSMTGQILDITGSFQIVFVILAVLSLITMGLTFLIPSNNEKKVPNTK; from the coding sequence ATGAATAACAGCAACTTTGATAGTAATTATAAAATACCATGGAATATCATTATAATTGCAATAGTTTTGAACTTCTGTACTTGGGCATTTTTATTTGTTACTCCACCACTGGGAACTATACTATCAGCCGATTTGCATATTTCTCATTTTCAGACAAGTTTACTTTTCAGTGCCCCTATACTTATGCTAGCTATAGTAGCAATTCCTGCAGGTATTATTGCTGATAGGATAGGCTTAAAGAGGGCAATTGGAATTGGTGCCATTGTTGCATGTATCGGCGCGGTGCTTAGGGGAACAGCATCAACTTATTCTGGGTCACTCATATTTTCGATCATTTTTGGCTTTGGAATGGGATGTACATTTGCAAACCTGCCAAAACTCGCTCGATCATGCAGTTCCAGCCAGCAGACAAGTTCTGTCATGGGATTTATCACGGGTTTCGGACTACTTGCAGGTATTGGGACAGCTCTGGCTATTACAGTTCCACTGATTTATCCGCTAACTAACAGTTATCAGGGTGTTTTTTACGTGTGGAGTGCACCGCTGCTCGTTGCAACAATTTTGTGGTGGGTCGCGGTACGTGAACCACCTTGTCCGAGCGCCGAAATTGAATCTGAACAAACTGGATCTGTAGGGCTAAAGGATGTATTAAAAGATAAAACGCTATGGCTTCTGGCTTTTATACTTTTACTCCATAATATATTCTTTTATACATGGTCGGGATGGCTTCCAACTTACCTGCTGCAAAAAGGAGTTAGTTTAGGCCTTAGTGGGCTGTTAACATCAGTTATGCTGTGGGTAGGTGTCCCGACTGTAATATTGGTGCCAGTGCTGTTTTCAAGGGGCAGTATGTCGAAAAGACTGCTTATATGGGTGCCCAGTTTTATATTTGCTTTCCTTGCAATATGGATATTATATGCCTCCGAACTTGCCATCTGGTTTATAATGGCAATTGCAGGAGTTATAAACATCTTACGTTTTAACACATTACTCAGTTTACCTGTAGAAATCATGCCAAAAAAGCATGCAGGGGTTGCTGGTGGTGTTGTTGTAGCAATTGGTTATATCGGTGCGGTAATTGGGCCCAGCATGACTGGACAAATTCTGGACATTACTGGAAGTTTCCAGATTGTTTTTGTTATCTTAGCAGTGTTATCCTTGATAACAATGGGTTTAACTTTCTTAATTCCTTCAAATAATGAAAAAAAAGTACCAAATACGAAATAG